A genomic stretch from Pithys albifrons albifrons isolate INPA30051 chromosome 28, PitAlb_v1, whole genome shotgun sequence includes:
- the MDM4 gene encoding protein Mdm4 isoform X1, translating to MTSPSSAQHPTGQANQAFSEAVQVPLDTECSCYHPVIILFLEQKVRPKLPLLRILQAAGAQGDTFTLQEVMHHLGQYIVARQLYDKRQQHMVCCGGDQLGELLGLDSFSVKDPRPLYEMLRRNLTLVALTDAAQTLPKEQSVDKPSQDQLKLSKEEGSDSGTTERESKASALSTSEQNCDTCEDKDLTENLSKSKKPKLDLVFEEWDVAGLPWWFLGNLRSNYESRSNGSTDIQTNQDIDTAIVSDTTDDLWFLNECPVEQGSAGLKGEVLGCEEVKEGDTKVTEDVCLDDFEDSQYLGDDTDREAASEIPQDCWQCTKCKKFNSPGKRYCYRCWALRRGWYSDWPKLAHSLSLPSMDAMKTQEQDEGVDVPDCKRTMSAPAGQPPHMFMVDTKPPSGSVESLDLAGAYESKESLLSFTEHKKKEQMESAESIKALLSPCYLCQHRPRDGNIVHGRTAHLVACYRCARMLKKKKSTCPVCRKEIEMVIRVFMG from the exons ATGAcatcccccagctctgcccagcacccaACAGGACAAGCCAACCAG GCCTTTTCTGAGGCTGTTCAGGTGCCTTTGGACACGGAGTGCTCCTGTTACCATCCTGTTATCATCCTGTTCCTGGAACAAAAG GTGAGACCCAAACTGCCCCTCCTGAGGattctgcaggcagcaggagcacaagGGGACACCTTCACACTGCAGGAG GTGATGCACCACCTAGGCCAGTACATCGTGGCGAGGCAGCTCTATgacaaaaggcagcagcacatggtCTGTTGTGGAGGAGAtcagctgggagagctgctgggacTGGACAGCTTCTCTGTGAAAGATCCAAG gcCCCTGTATGAGATGCTGAGACGGAACCTGACGCTGGTTGCACTCACAG ATGCTGCACAGACTCTCCCAAAGGAGCAGAGCGTCGATAAGCCAAGCCAAGACCAGCTGAAG tTGAGCAAGGAAGAAGGTTCTGACTCCGGGACCACGGAGAGGGAGAGCAAGGCCTCTGCTTTGTCTACCTCAGAGCAGAACTGTGACACTTGTGAAG ATAAAGACTTAACAGAAAACCTCTCTAAAAGCAAGAAGCCTAAACTGGACCTAGTGTTTGAGGAATGGGATGTAGCTGGTCTTCCATGGTGGTTTTTAGGCAACCTCAGAAGCAATTACGAGTCCAGAAGTAATGGATCAACAGATATTCAGACTAACCAG GACATTGACACTGCCATAGTTTCAGATACTACTGATGACCTGTGGTTCCTCAACGAGTGCCCAgtggagcagggcagtgctgggctcaaGGGAGAGGTGCTTGGCTGTGAGGAAGTGAAAGAAGGTGACACAAAG GTGACTGAGGATGTGTGTTTGGATGACTTTGAGGATTCTCAGTACTTAGGAGATGACACAGACAGAGAAGCTGCTTCTGAG ATTCCCCAGGACTGCTGGCAGTGCACCAAATGCAAGAAGTTTAACTCTCCAGGCAAACGGTACTGCTACCGCTGCTGGGCCCTGCGCAGGGGCTGGTACTCAGACTGGCCCAAACTGGcccattccctctccctgccctccatgGATGCCATGAAAACCCAGGAGCAGGATGAGGGGGTGGATGTCCCTGACTGCAAAAGGACCATGTCAGCTCCAGCTGGGCAACCCCCCCACATGTTCATGGTGGACACCAAACCCCCCTCCGGCTCTGTGGAGTCTCTGGACTTGGCAGGGGCTTATGAGAGCAAAGAGTCTCTGCTGAGCTTCACTGAGCacaaaaagaaggaacaaaTGGAGTCTGCAGAGAGTATAAAAGCTTTGCTGAGTCCCTGCTACTTGTGCCAGCACAGGCCCCGGGACGGGAACATCGTCCACGGCAGGACCGCTCACCTCGTGGCCTGTTACAGGTGTGCAAGgatgctgaagaagaagaaatccacctgccctgtgtgcaggaAGGAGATTGAGATGGTCATCAGGGTCTTTATGGGGTAG
- the MDM4 gene encoding protein Mdm4 isoform X2 — protein MTSPSSAQHPTGQANQVRPKLPLLRILQAAGAQGDTFTLQEVMHHLGQYIVARQLYDKRQQHMVCCGGDQLGELLGLDSFSVKDPRPLYEMLRRNLTLVALTDAAQTLPKEQSVDKPSQDQLKLSKEEGSDSGTTERESKASALSTSEQNCDTCEDKDLTENLSKSKKPKLDLVFEEWDVAGLPWWFLGNLRSNYESRSNGSTDIQTNQDIDTAIVSDTTDDLWFLNECPVEQGSAGLKGEVLGCEEVKEGDTKVTEDVCLDDFEDSQYLGDDTDREAASEIPQDCWQCTKCKKFNSPGKRYCYRCWALRRGWYSDWPKLAHSLSLPSMDAMKTQEQDEGVDVPDCKRTMSAPAGQPPHMFMVDTKPPSGSVESLDLAGAYESKESLLSFTEHKKKEQMESAESIKALLSPCYLCQHRPRDGNIVHGRTAHLVACYRCARMLKKKKSTCPVCRKEIEMVIRVFMG, from the exons ATGAcatcccccagctctgcccagcacccaACAGGACAAGCCAACCAG GTGAGACCCAAACTGCCCCTCCTGAGGattctgcaggcagcaggagcacaagGGGACACCTTCACACTGCAGGAG GTGATGCACCACCTAGGCCAGTACATCGTGGCGAGGCAGCTCTATgacaaaaggcagcagcacatggtCTGTTGTGGAGGAGAtcagctgggagagctgctgggacTGGACAGCTTCTCTGTGAAAGATCCAAG gcCCCTGTATGAGATGCTGAGACGGAACCTGACGCTGGTTGCACTCACAG ATGCTGCACAGACTCTCCCAAAGGAGCAGAGCGTCGATAAGCCAAGCCAAGACCAGCTGAAG tTGAGCAAGGAAGAAGGTTCTGACTCCGGGACCACGGAGAGGGAGAGCAAGGCCTCTGCTTTGTCTACCTCAGAGCAGAACTGTGACACTTGTGAAG ATAAAGACTTAACAGAAAACCTCTCTAAAAGCAAGAAGCCTAAACTGGACCTAGTGTTTGAGGAATGGGATGTAGCTGGTCTTCCATGGTGGTTTTTAGGCAACCTCAGAAGCAATTACGAGTCCAGAAGTAATGGATCAACAGATATTCAGACTAACCAG GACATTGACACTGCCATAGTTTCAGATACTACTGATGACCTGTGGTTCCTCAACGAGTGCCCAgtggagcagggcagtgctgggctcaaGGGAGAGGTGCTTGGCTGTGAGGAAGTGAAAGAAGGTGACACAAAG GTGACTGAGGATGTGTGTTTGGATGACTTTGAGGATTCTCAGTACTTAGGAGATGACACAGACAGAGAAGCTGCTTCTGAG ATTCCCCAGGACTGCTGGCAGTGCACCAAATGCAAGAAGTTTAACTCTCCAGGCAAACGGTACTGCTACCGCTGCTGGGCCCTGCGCAGGGGCTGGTACTCAGACTGGCCCAAACTGGcccattccctctccctgccctccatgGATGCCATGAAAACCCAGGAGCAGGATGAGGGGGTGGATGTCCCTGACTGCAAAAGGACCATGTCAGCTCCAGCTGGGCAACCCCCCCACATGTTCATGGTGGACACCAAACCCCCCTCCGGCTCTGTGGAGTCTCTGGACTTGGCAGGGGCTTATGAGAGCAAAGAGTCTCTGCTGAGCTTCACTGAGCacaaaaagaaggaacaaaTGGAGTCTGCAGAGAGTATAAAAGCTTTGCTGAGTCCCTGCTACTTGTGCCAGCACAGGCCCCGGGACGGGAACATCGTCCACGGCAGGACCGCTCACCTCGTGGCCTGTTACAGGTGTGCAAGgatgctgaagaagaagaaatccacctgccctgtgtgcaggaAGGAGATTGAGATGGTCATCAGGGTCTTTATGGGGTAG